One window of the Thermomicrobiales bacterium genome contains the following:
- a CDS encoding MarR family transcriptional regulator: protein MASDELIESLVRLWRVLHTVSAPTQQGDITAQQFWLLRQLRRIGPARVGDLAGALGIAQNSVTTASQRLEGRGLVTRERSREDERVVVLSLTEAGAAWVDAWREERRLLLEDLLTDLDIVEREQLHALLDRVLARAGAAAR from the coding sequence GTGGCATCGGACGAGCTGATCGAGTCACTGGTGCGGTTGTGGCGGGTGTTGCACACCGTCTCGGCCCCCACGCAGCAAGGCGACATCACTGCCCAGCAGTTCTGGCTATTGCGCCAGCTCCGGCGCATCGGGCCAGCGCGGGTGGGTGATCTGGCCGGCGCGCTCGGTATTGCCCAAAATTCGGTCACAACCGCCAGCCAGCGGCTGGAGGGGCGCGGGCTGGTCACTCGCGAACGCTCGCGCGAGGATGAGCGTGTCGTTGTCCTGTCCCTGACCGAAGCGGGGGCAGCGTGGGTCGATGCCTGGCGCGAGGAGCGCCGCTTGCTGCTGGAAGATCTGCTGACCGACCTCGATATCGTCGAGCGCGAACAGCTTCACGCGCTGCTCGACCGCGTCCTGGCGCGGGCGGGCGCGGCAGCTCGATGA
- a CDS encoding bifunctional ADP-heptose synthase, protein MLDPTSSAGLLDLLNRIGGSRVLVVGDLYLDRYIFGHPSRVSREAPIMVLTEDRQEDRLGGGTAPALALARLGCEVAICGVIGNDPEGQRVRTLLSDVGIDTDGVIIDPTRPTTVKTRVVAEGFFLFPQQVVRIDRQDRSPVSPAVEGSLRAVVESSRCDAMLVSDYRSGVVTTSLVAGIADRQGRDNILTTVDSQGDLFRFTGFGLVKCNQGEAEQTLGHPLGDRASRAADLAALRHQLGCRTLVVTRGGDGASLAGEDGYREIPAANRSEVFDVTGAGDTVVAVMTAALLAGGTPEQASHLAQAAAGVVVRKWSNAQASRAEIAAALVD, encoded by the coding sequence ATGCTCGACCCAACATCATCCGCCGGCCTGCTCGATCTGCTGAACCGGATCGGCGGCAGCCGAGTCCTCGTCGTCGGCGACCTCTACCTCGACCGCTACATCTTCGGCCACCCCAGCCGCGTCTCGCGCGAAGCGCCGATTATGGTGCTGACCGAGGATCGGCAGGAGGATCGGCTCGGCGGGGGGACGGCTCCTGCCCTGGCGTTGGCCAGGCTCGGCTGCGAGGTGGCAATCTGCGGTGTCATCGGGAACGATCCCGAAGGTCAGCGTGTGCGCACGTTGCTGAGTGACGTTGGCATCGACACCGATGGCGTCATCATCGACCCTACCCGACCGACGACGGTGAAGACGCGGGTCGTCGCGGAGGGCTTCTTTCTCTTTCCCCAACAGGTTGTCCGGATCGACCGTCAGGATCGCTCGCCAGTGTCACCCGCGGTCGAAGGCTCGTTGCGCGCCGTTGTCGAATCGTCCCGGTGCGACGCGATGCTCGTTTCGGACTACCGTTCCGGCGTGGTGACGACATCACTGGTCGCCGGGATCGCAGATCGACAGGGGCGCGACAACATTCTGACAACTGTCGACTCGCAGGGGGATCTGTTCCGATTCACCGGCTTCGGGCTGGTGAAGTGCAACCAGGGTGAGGCAGAGCAGACGCTCGGCCATCCGCTTGGCGACCGCGCTAGCCGCGCCGCCGATCTCGCCGCGCTGCGACACCAGCTTGGCTGCCGGACTCTCGTCGTCACTCGCGGCGGTGATGGGGCGTCATTGGCCGGCGAGGACGGCTACCGCGAGATCCCGGCCGCCAATCGGAGCGAGGTGTTCGACGTCACCGGGGCGGGCGACACCGTCGTCGCGGTGATGACCGCCGCGCTGCTCGCTGGCGGGACGCCCGAGCAGGCCTCGCACCTCGCGCAGGCAGCGGCCGGCGTCGTCGTCCGCAAGTGGAGCAACGCCCAGGCCAGCCGCGCCGAAATCGCCGCCGCGCTCGTGGACTGA
- a CDS encoding WecB/TagA/CpsF family glycosyltransferase, with protein sequence MNRATILGVAIDPLDLDGVLAYVAGWLDSGAGLHHIVTVNPEFVIEARRNPEFAAALEGADLATADGIGIVLAGRLMGEPIGPRVTGVALTEGIAALRHPAARIFLLGAGLGIAAETADRLAERFPGVSIVGTYSGTPNDDGFAEIERRLAEAQPTILLIAFGHPRQDLWIARHRERLAERGILVAAGVGGTFDYLSGRIPRAPSWVRRAGLEWLYRLARQPWRWRRQLALPLFVALVCRERERRATGKTDNGRRAGQRTR encoded by the coding sequence GTGAATCGCGCGACTATCCTGGGCGTAGCCATCGACCCGCTGGATCTGGACGGGGTGCTGGCGTACGTTGCCGGCTGGCTCGACTCGGGCGCTGGTCTTCACCACATCGTAACGGTCAATCCCGAATTCGTGATCGAGGCACGGCGAAACCCGGAGTTCGCGGCAGCGCTTGAGGGCGCCGATCTGGCGACAGCCGACGGGATCGGGATTGTGCTGGCCGGCCGGCTGATGGGAGAGCCGATCGGGCCACGTGTCACCGGCGTCGCGCTGACCGAGGGGATCGCGGCCCTGCGGCATCCCGCCGCGCGCATCTTCCTGCTCGGCGCCGGGCTCGGCATCGCTGCCGAAACAGCCGACCGGCTGGCCGAACGTTTCCCCGGCGTCTCAATCGTCGGCACATACTCCGGCACACCGAACGACGATGGATTCGCGGAGATCGAGCGCAGGCTGGCTGAAGCGCAGCCAACGATTCTGCTCATCGCGTTCGGCCACCCACGTCAGGATCTCTGGATCGCTCGCCATCGGGAGCGGCTAGCCGAGCGTGGCATACTGGTCGCCGCTGGTGTCGGCGGCACATTCGACTATCTCTCCGGCCGGATCCCTCGAGCGCCTTCCTGGGTTCGCCGCGCCGGGCTGGAGTGGCTCTACCGGTTGGCCCGTCAGCCATGGCGCTGGCGACGACAGCTCGCGCTCCCGCTCTTTGTCGCGCTGGTCTGTCGCGAGCGCGAGAGACGGGCAACAGGCAAGACGGACAACGGACGACGGGCAGGCCAGCGAACACGGTGA
- a CDS encoding aminoglycoside phosphotransferase family protein, translating to MTELGWLLDILRRHGLTPDEPGWRVTLAPGGSTDRTYRVSGPDGEHQLTLRLARPGLRRWLRHEADVLRELAVIEGACTPRDVTQITDPALPEGEMLVHDHLRGEPMALRELPAEARERLGACLEVVHRAIRPGYMVWPSLEVREGTRADAFRARVEVLTRYRAAREGLAEIDARVDALRSTDLPAAAGWDEPVFSLLHGDLSAGNIIWDVGRPTLIDWEFARDGDPAEDLAYLTSEARLDPEQLADIAEGYVAAGGEAWAFARLPVWLPLVRLDAALWWADYWLERGVDPLATSEVRARMG from the coding sequence GTGACGGAGCTGGGCTGGCTGCTGGATATCCTGCGGCGACATGGGTTGACGCCAGACGAGCCAGGCTGGCGAGTAACACTCGCGCCGGGCGGGTCGACCGATCGCACGTATCGCGTCAGCGGTCCGGACGGCGAGCACCAGCTGACGTTGCGTCTGGCGCGGCCGGGGCTCCGGCGCTGGCTGCGCCACGAGGCGGACGTGCTGCGCGAGCTAGCCGTGATCGAGGGCGCCTGTACCCCGCGGGATGTCACCCAGATCACCGACCCGGCGCTACCCGAAGGGGAGATGCTCGTCCACGACCATCTGCGCGGTGAGCCGATGGCGTTGCGTGAGCTGCCAGCCGAGGCTCGCGAGCGGCTCGGCGCGTGTCTGGAGGTCGTCCACCGTGCCATCCGGCCTGGCTACATGGTCTGGCCGTCGCTGGAAGTGCGCGAGGGTACGCGGGCCGATGCGTTCCGCGCCAGGGTCGAGGTGCTGACCCGCTATCGTGCCGCTCGCGAGGGGCTGGCCGAGATCGACGCGCGGGTGGACGCGTTGCGATCGACCGACCTGCCGGCCGCGGCCGGTTGGGACGAGCCGGTCTTCTCGCTGCTCCACGGGGATCTCTCGGCCGGCAACATCATCTGGGACGTCGGCCGGCCGACATTGATCGACTGGGAGTTCGCCCGAGACGGCGACCCGGCTGAGGATCTGGCCTACCTCACCAGCGAGGCGAGGCTCGATCCGGAGCAGCTTGCCGATATTGCCGAGGGGTACGTCGCGGCCGGCGGCGAGGCATGGGCGTTCGCCCGTCTGCCGGTCTGGCTCCCGCTCGTTCGTCTCGATGCCGCGCTCTGGTGGGCCGACTACTGGCTCGAACGCGGCGTCGACCCGCTCGCGACCAGCGAGGTGCGGGCGAGGATGGGATAA
- a CDS encoding Uma2 family endonuclease — translation MAIPATTPRLTADDLLQMPDDGHRYELDCGELVQLPMSSFNSSRIAVRISSAMYAFVNARGLGYIAGVDGAYILKRDPDVVRVPDVSFVRAERMPPEEQWSRFLDLAPDLAVEVISPSDTVRDSLDKVREYLDAGVQLVWVVQPSRRMVTVYYPDRTARLYYDDATLDGGDILPGFTLPVADIFA, via the coding sequence ATGGCGATACCCGCAACGACGCCCCGATTGACAGCCGATGATCTGCTCCAGATGCCCGACGACGGTCATCGGTATGAGCTCGACTGCGGAGAGTTGGTGCAGTTGCCGATGTCGAGCTTCAACAGCAGCCGGATCGCCGTCAGGATATCTTCGGCGATGTATGCATTCGTGAATGCTCGCGGCCTGGGCTATATTGCCGGCGTGGATGGCGCGTACATCCTGAAGCGCGATCCCGACGTCGTCCGGGTGCCGGACGTATCGTTCGTGCGCGCCGAGCGAATGCCCCCGGAGGAGCAGTGGTCGCGATTTCTGGACTTGGCGCCGGATCTGGCCGTTGAGGTCATTTCTCCGTCCGATACTGTTCGCGATAGCCTCGATAAAGTACGCGAGTACCTGGACGCAGGCGTCCAGCTCGTCTGGGTCGTCCAACCGAGCCGTCGAATGGTGACCGTCTACTACCCCGACCGCACCGCGCGGCTCTATTACGATGACGCCACCCTCGACGGCGGCGATATCCTCCCCGGCTTCACCCTCCCGGTCGCCGACATCTTCGCCTGA
- a CDS encoding CHRD domain-containing protein — translation MTNGFCRLIQPRLPGRKGLISLTAVTAALALIAVSLFSAAAVAPANPAFQDTWARTDQPVSSGQAERTWMWGPAANTSAMQEAYAESPGGMRTVQYYDKTRMEINNPSGDQSSLWYVTNGLLVREMIIGEVQVGDATFEPHAIADTINVAGDPDDPNGPTYASFASRLGDPALPIGTVITQRLARNGDVSTDTTLTSYGITAAHRVTVTDIDHTVASVFWDFMNSTGVVYQGGQFVQDSLFVNPFYATGYPIGEAFWANIKVANNQQDVLIQCFERRCLTWTPGNPDGWKVEAGNVGQHYFRWRYEITPPTPTPTPSPTPGPAPEVSEGVFSAYLAGANVVPPVTTDGAGTAYFYVHADGSGVDFSINTQGLTNVTAASIREGSATENGNVVVTLFSSAKPVTTNGVLASGSIAQANLPADWTIADLEAGMADGSLYVDIQTTGQTSGAVRGQLGALGDTSFNAVLLGGNQSPPTTSTAVGALGLSYHAADATLDYELYVLNMTKITAAHIHSGVAGANGPVVATLFTAAQPVTGPFNGMLAEGTLDAGDLTGQTMPHFVYLLLTGGAYGNVHSVDYPDGEIRGQIQVGNQTDLGAATYIASLDNTAENDFMAMYMPIDTDASGLALLWPSKDGKTLNYVVIVTNIDRVLSAQLRIDGVPTAGEVVTMLFDSTANATGPVNGVLASGVINDAAVIGPLKNTGVSGLLGAIDVGEIWVGVTTVQNPAGDIWGLVAPIS, via the coding sequence ATGACGAATGGTTTCTGCCGATTGATCCAACCGCGTCTCCCGGGTCGGAAGGGTCTAATTTCGCTTACCGCGGTCACCGCCGCGCTGGCCCTGATCGCGGTCAGCCTGTTCAGTGCCGCGGCAGTCGCTCCGGCCAATCCGGCATTCCAGGATACCTGGGCCAGGACCGACCAGCCGGTGAGCTCCGGCCAGGCCGAACGAACCTGGATGTGGGGCCCGGCGGCGAACACCAGCGCGATGCAGGAAGCCTACGCCGAATCGCCCGGCGGCATGCGCACCGTTCAGTACTACGACAAGACGCGGATGGAGATCAACAACCCGTCCGGCGACCAGTCGTCGCTCTGGTACGTCACCAACGGATTGCTCGTCCGCGAGATGATCATCGGTGAGGTGCAAGTCGGCGACGCGACATTCGAGCCGCATGCCATTGCCGACACGATCAACGTCGCCGGTGACCCGGATGATCCGAACGGCCCGACCTACGCGTCGTTCGCCAGCCGGCTCGGCGACCCTGCGCTGCCGATCGGCACGGTAATCACCCAGCGCCTCGCGCGTAATGGCGATGTATCGACCGACACGACGCTCACGTCATACGGCATCACAGCTGCTCACCGGGTAACAGTGACGGATATCGACCATACGGTCGCTTCGGTGTTCTGGGACTTCATGAACTCGACCGGTGTCGTCTATCAGGGCGGTCAGTTCGTCCAGGATAGCCTGTTCGTCAACCCGTTCTACGCAACTGGCTACCCGATTGGCGAGGCGTTCTGGGCCAACATCAAGGTTGCCAACAACCAGCAGGATGTCCTGATCCAGTGCTTCGAGCGGCGCTGCCTGACCTGGACACCCGGCAACCCGGACGGCTGGAAGGTCGAGGCCGGGAACGTCGGCCAGCATTACTTCCGCTGGCGCTACGAAATCACTCCTCCGACACCCACCCCGACGCCATCGCCGACGCCCGGCCCCGCGCCAGAAGTCAGCGAGGGAGTCTTCTCGGCATACCTCGCCGGCGCGAATGTGGTGCCGCCCGTTACCACCGACGGCGCTGGGACCGCGTACTTCTACGTCCACGCAGACGGCAGCGGCGTTGACTTCTCGATCAACACCCAGGGCCTGACAAACGTAACCGCGGCAAGCATCCGCGAGGGAAGCGCGACTGAAAACGGCAACGTCGTCGTCACGCTGTTCAGCAGCGCCAAGCCGGTAACGACCAACGGCGTCCTCGCCAGCGGGTCGATCGCGCAAGCGAACCTGCCGGCGGACTGGACGATTGCCGACCTGGAAGCAGGCATGGCCGACGGCAGCCTCTACGTCGATATCCAGACGACGGGTCAGACATCTGGCGCGGTCCGAGGCCAGCTCGGCGCGCTCGGCGATACGTCGTTTAACGCTGTGCTGCTCGGCGGGAACCAGTCACCCCCGACGACGTCAACCGCCGTCGGTGCGCTTGGCCTCAGCTATCATGCCGCCGACGCGACGCTCGACTACGAGCTCTACGTTCTGAACATGACCAAGATCACGGCGGCGCATATCCATTCCGGCGTGGCCGGGGCGAACGGCCCGGTGGTCGCGACGCTCTTCACGGCGGCGCAGCCTGTGACCGGTCCGTTCAACGGCATGCTGGCTGAGGGAACGCTCGACGCCGGCGACCTCACCGGCCAGACAATGCCGCACTTCGTCTACCTGCTGCTGACGGGCGGCGCCTACGGCAACGTCCATTCGGTCGATTACCCCGACGGAGAGATTCGCGGCCAGATCCAGGTCGGCAACCAGACCGATCTCGGCGCGGCGACGTATATCGCCAGCCTGGACAACACAGCCGAGAACGACTTCATGGCGATGTACATGCCGATCGACACCGATGCATCGGGACTGGCGCTCCTTTGGCCGAGCAAAGACGGTAAGACGCTGAACTACGTCGTCATCGTCACGAACATCGACCGCGTTCTTAGCGCGCAGTTGCGGATCGATGGCGTGCCGACCGCTGGCGAGGTCGTCACGATGCTGTTCGACTCGACAGCGAACGCGACCGGACCTGTCAATGGCGTGCTTGCCAGTGGCGTGATCAACGATGCAGCGGTGATCGGCCCGCTCAAGAATACGGGAGTGAGCGGGCTGCTCGGCGCGATTGATGTGGGAGAGATCTGGGTCGGCGTTACGACAGTGCAGAACCCGGCCGGCGACATCTGGGGATTGGTAGCGCCAATTTCCTGA
- a CDS encoding NUDIX domain-containing protein gives MVEPDTARASSLLLVDRGRFLLAGRPLIYSEQRVLLRLTGVGGWAEGSETFSAAALRESIEETGSAIRLIEQEYTLIVHSPDDIDTVAITDEPGPVALVYRRFGTTPFEPWSEEYQSVAPIAVYAATLDDTARIVARDEHPLFMWIYPEQLISLAEADEPLEFLVADGAQIFGQLDFDTSRTIVRLTDSIQALVTALGPRSYGLLTEIAQMSGTACLL, from the coding sequence ATGGTCGAGCCCGACACGGCGCGCGCATCGAGCCTGCTGCTGGTGGACCGGGGACGCTTTCTGCTGGCCGGCCGGCCATTGATCTATAGCGAGCAACGCGTGTTATTGCGCCTGACCGGCGTTGGTGGCTGGGCCGAGGGAAGTGAGACATTCTCGGCGGCAGCGCTGCGCGAGTCGATCGAGGAGACCGGCAGCGCCATCCGGCTGATCGAGCAGGAATACACGCTGATCGTCCACTCGCCCGACGATATCGACACGGTCGCAATCACCGACGAGCCAGGGCCGGTGGCGCTCGTCTACCGCCGATTCGGGACCACGCCGTTCGAGCCGTGGTCGGAGGAATACCAGTCAGTCGCGCCGATCGCCGTCTATGCCGCGACGCTGGACGACACCGCGCGGATCGTCGCCCGCGACGAGCACCCGCTGTTCATGTGGATCTATCCCGAACAGCTCATCTCGCTCGCCGAGGCCGATGAGCCGCTGGAGTTCCTCGTCGCCGACGGCGCGCAGATCTTCGGCCAGCTTGACTTCGACACCAGCCGGACGATCGTTCGGCTGACCGACAGCATCCAGGCGCTGGTTACGGCATTGGGGCCACGCTCGTACGGGCTCCTCACTGAAATCGCCCAGATGTCTGGCACCGCCTGCCTGCTCTGA
- a CDS encoding 3'-5' exonuclease — MPPFFAPDRSEPSEARRRAARSGAVAWAATILRQPDVVFLDTETTGLDDRAEIVEIAVIDVSGRILLDSLVRPERGIPADAARIHGIDDTMVATAPRWRDVHQQLQPLLAGRTVVVYNADFDRRLVGQMNHHAGLKPPGGNWQCAMLQYAQFAAQWNERYGNYRWHRLEIAATRFGLPAGGHRARADALACRAVVIGMASDA; from the coding sequence ATGCCACCGTTCTTCGCGCCAGATAGATCAGAGCCCAGCGAAGCACGCCGTCGAGCCGCGCGGTCCGGGGCGGTCGCGTGGGCTGCGACGATACTCAGGCAGCCCGATGTCGTCTTCCTCGACACCGAAACAACCGGTCTGGATGATCGAGCCGAGATCGTCGAGATTGCGGTAATTGACGTTTCTGGGCGCATTCTGCTGGATTCACTGGTCCGCCCGGAACGGGGGATTCCTGCCGATGCGGCACGGATCCACGGGATCGACGATACGATGGTAGCAACTGCCCCACGCTGGCGCGATGTGCACCAACAGCTCCAGCCGCTGCTCGCGGGCCGCACTGTCGTCGTCTACAACGCGGACTTCGATCGGAGGCTGGTTGGGCAGATGAACCACCACGCCGGCCTGAAGCCGCCAGGTGGCAACTGGCAATGTGCAATGCTGCAATATGCGCAATTCGCCGCACAGTGGAACGAGCGTTACGGCAACTATCGCTGGCACCGACTCGAAATTGCAGCGACGCGGTTCGGCCTGCCGGCCGGCGGCCATCGCGCCCGCGCCGACGCGCTGGCATGTCGAGCCGTCGTTATCGGCATGGCCAGCGACGCGTGA
- a CDS encoding DUF2207 domain-containing protein: MDHRNGPRFQPRMAALILAIVALGLVAASFPPLAREAAAKSASWSEYNTTLDVHADGTMTVTEDQVIAFEGGPFTHGYATIPLGRIENISNILVLENGVPYKPGNNTPGAFSTTNSGSQMDIDWWFTPTSDENRSFTIRYDVTGALRVYADRQQLWWRVIDTDFAGNVDSATITVNLPQAVAEDQLSVAWYASSGSSFPVDWQVTSPTQVIWRATSINQGEALEARLEFPPITSATAPAWQAADDAERAREERLAPYKALLNVLLLAGGLLLLVGGSVGVLMLWFSRGRDVPVVAPIDLLKQPPDDLPAAAVGALVDERANDCDVIAGIISLAGRGVLRIEEKQPGGVLGGLGFGSRDFTFYRLESNITLRPFEQELLGAIFTGSQTEARLSTIRTRFSDRQALVKKGLYDELVGRGYFDRNPQTTRHFYRGAGALLLVASTAGGLLLCVLIGSFAPFVVVPVIGAAVVGLLLMIVGGSMPRKTQAGAEAAARWQAFRRYLADIERYDSVADAKAVFDQYLPYAIAFGLERGWVSKFAQAGAPAPTWYGGWDGPVQTGRMPRGPRGGAVIIVPGGRPGGGGGGGGGLPDLQQTSDRMAGSLQSMSNGLFDLFSEAGKVFSPPPSSGGGGGGRSGGFGSFSGGGGSFGGGGGGGGRGFN, translated from the coding sequence ATGGACCATCGCAACGGCCCTCGTTTCCAGCCCCGGATGGCCGCGCTGATACTGGCGATCGTGGCGCTCGGGCTTGTCGCGGCAAGCTTCCCTCCGCTGGCGCGTGAGGCTGCCGCCAAGTCGGCAAGCTGGAGCGAATACAACACAACCCTCGACGTGCATGCCGACGGAACCATGACGGTGACTGAAGATCAGGTGATCGCCTTCGAGGGCGGACCCTTCACCCATGGATACGCGACGATCCCGCTTGGGCGTATCGAGAACATCAGCAACATTCTGGTGCTGGAGAACGGCGTCCCGTACAAGCCGGGCAATAACACGCCTGGCGCCTTTAGCACGACAAATAGCGGCAGCCAGATGGACATCGACTGGTGGTTTACCCCGACGAGCGACGAGAATCGCAGCTTCACGATCCGCTACGACGTCACTGGCGCGCTCCGTGTCTATGCCGACCGGCAGCAGCTCTGGTGGAGGGTTATCGACACCGATTTTGCCGGCAATGTGGATTCCGCGACGATTACCGTCAATCTGCCGCAGGCTGTTGCCGAGGATCAGCTCTCGGTTGCCTGGTATGCGTCGAGTGGATCCAGCTTCCCGGTAGACTGGCAGGTCACCAGCCCAACCCAGGTCATCTGGCGCGCGACCAGTATCAATCAAGGCGAGGCCCTGGAGGCGCGGCTGGAGTTCCCGCCGATCACTAGCGCAACTGCGCCGGCCTGGCAGGCTGCTGACGACGCCGAACGCGCGCGCGAGGAACGGCTGGCGCCGTACAAGGCGCTCCTGAACGTGCTGCTGCTGGCAGGCGGCCTGCTGTTGCTGGTCGGGGGCTCGGTCGGCGTTCTGATGCTGTGGTTCAGTCGCGGCCGAGATGTGCCGGTCGTCGCGCCAATCGACCTGCTGAAGCAGCCGCCGGATGACCTGCCGGCCGCGGCAGTCGGGGCTCTGGTTGATGAGCGTGCCAACGACTGCGATGTCATCGCCGGAATCATCTCGCTGGCCGGCCGTGGTGTGCTCCGGATCGAAGAGAAGCAGCCCGGCGGCGTTCTTGGCGGGCTTGGCTTCGGCAGCCGGGATTTCACCTTTTACCGGCTGGAGAGCAATATAACGTTGCGTCCGTTCGAGCAGGAGCTGCTCGGCGCGATCTTCACGGGCTCGCAGACGGAGGCTCGTCTTTCGACGATCAGAACTCGATTTTCCGATCGTCAGGCGCTTGTCAAAAAGGGCCTCTACGACGAGCTCGTCGGCCGGGGCTATTTCGACCGCAACCCGCAAACGACGCGACACTTCTATCGCGGGGCCGGCGCGCTGCTTCTGGTCGCTTCGACGGCCGGCGGCCTGCTTCTTTGCGTGTTGATCGGCTCGTTTGCGCCGTTCGTTGTTGTGCCGGTTATCGGCGCAGCGGTTGTGGGCTTGCTCTTGATGATCGTTGGTGGGTCGATGCCCCGCAAGACACAGGCGGGCGCCGAGGCGGCTGCGCGCTGGCAGGCGTTCCGCCGCTACCTGGCCGATATCGAGCGTTACGATTCGGTTGCCGACGCCAAGGCGGTCTTCGACCAGTACCTGCCCTATGCGATTGCGTTCGGCCTGGAGCGAGGCTGGGTCAGCAAATTCGCGCAGGCCGGCGCCCCGGCGCCCACCTGGTATGGCGGCTGGGATGGCCCGGTCCAGACTGGCAGGATGCCGCGTGGGCCGCGCGGTGGCGCCGTCATCATCGTCCCCGGTGGCCGGCCCGGCGGTGGCGGTGGTGGAGGAGGTGGCCTTCCCGACCTCCAGCAGACGAGCGACCGGATGGCTGGCTCGCTTCAGAGCATGAGCAATGGCCTGTTCGACCTGTTCAGTGAGGCCGGCAAGGTGTTCAGTCCACCCCCCAGCAGTGGTGGTGGCGGTGGTGGCCGCAGTGGTGGCTTCGGCAGCTTCTCCGGCGGTGGCGGTTCCTTCGGCGGCGGCGGTGGCGGCGGAGGCCGCGGGTTCAACTAG
- a CDS encoding peptide chain release factor 3, with amino-acid sequence MTFTLATDIEQEAARRRTFAIISHPDAGKTTLTEKLLLYGGALQLAGSVAGRKAQRAAASDWMKMEQERGISITSTVLSFPYRDRQVNLLDTPGHQDFSEDTYRTLTAADSAVMVLDAARGIEPQTLKLFEVARQQGIPIFTFVNKMDRPAQSPLALLDEIERTLGMAVCPMNWPIGDGSDFQGVYDRATDQVHRFERTEHGAHRAPVSVAGVDDPRLDAMIGAAPAAQLREDVELLEMAGAPFDRDRVLAGELTPVFFGSALTNFGVQLFLDAFVDIAPSPGHRSTSDGGVDASDEAFSGFIFKIQANMDPRHRDRVAYLRVCSGRFERDMSVRHARTGKMVRLARPMKLFGQDRETVEEGYAGDVVGLINPGTFAIGDTVSSEPVGAFPPLPRFQAEHFARLENIRTDRYKQFLKGLEQIEEEGGIQLLYPTDSGRREPILAAVGQLQFDVVRDRLEHEYGVETRLELLPYELARWARGDAAKIAELARSRGRLRCEDRDGNTVLCFSTTWDLNYVIQNTEGVELATSA; translated from the coding sequence TTGACCTTCACGCTTGCCACCGATATCGAACAGGAAGCCGCCCGCAGGCGGACGTTTGCGATCATCTCGCACCCGGACGCCGGCAAGACGACACTGACCGAGAAGCTGCTGCTCTACGGGGGCGCGCTGCAGTTGGCGGGGTCGGTGGCCGGGCGCAAGGCGCAGCGGGCTGCCGCCAGCGACTGGATGAAGATGGAGCAGGAACGCGGCATCTCGATCACGTCGACGGTGCTGTCGTTCCCCTACCGCGACCGCCAGGTGAACCTGCTCGACACACCCGGTCACCAGGACTTCTCCGAGGACACCTACCGCACGCTCACCGCCGCCGACAGCGCCGTGATGGTGCTGGACGCGGCGCGGGGCATCGAGCCACAGACACTGAAGCTGTTCGAGGTCGCCCGCCAGCAGGGCATCCCGATCTTCACGTTCGTGAACAAGATGGACCGGCCGGCCCAGAGCCCGTTGGCGCTGCTCGATGAGATCGAGCGCACGCTCGGGATGGCCGTCTGCCCGATGAACTGGCCGATCGGCGATGGGTCGGATTTCCAGGGCGTCTACGACCGCGCGACCGACCAGGTGCATCGCTTCGAGCGCACCGAGCACGGCGCTCACCGCGCGCCGGTCAGCGTGGCCGGTGTCGACGATCCGCGACTCGACGCGATGATCGGCGCTGCTCCCGCGGCGCAGCTGCGCGAGGATGTCGAGCTGCTGGAGATGGCCGGCGCGCCGTTCGACCGCGATCGTGTGCTGGCCGGCGAGCTGACCCCCGTCTTCTTCGGCAGCGCGCTGACCAACTTCGGCGTCCAGCTCTTCCTCGATGCATTCGTCGACATTGCTCCCTCGCCCGGCCACCGATCGACGAGCGATGGCGGCGTCGATGCTAGCGACGAGGCGTTCAGCGGGTTCATCTTCAAGATCCAGGCGAACATGGATCCGCGCCACCGCGATCGCGTCGCCTACCTGCGCGTCTGCTCTGGCCGGTTCGAGCGCGACATGAGCGTACGCCACGCCCGCACCGGCAAGATGGTGCGGCTGGCCCGGCCGATGAAGCTATTCGGGCAGGATCGGGAGACGGTCGAAGAGGGCTACGCTGGCGATGTCGTCGGGCTGATCAACCCCGGCACGTTTGCCATTGGCGACACTGTCTCCAGCGAGCCAGTCGGCGCGTTTCCGCCGCTGCCGCGCTTTCAGGCGGAGCACTTCGCGCGACTGGAGAATATCCGCACCGATCGCTACAAGCAGTTCCTCAAGGGGCTGGAGCAGATCGAGGAGGAGGGCGGCATCCAGCTGCTCTATCCGACCGACTCCGGCCGGCGCGAGCCGATCCTCGCCGCCGTCGGCCAGCTGCAGTTCGATGTCGTCCGCGATCGGCTGGAACACGAATACGGCGTCGAGACGCGGCTGGAGCTACTGCCCTACGAGCTGGCCCGCTGGGCGCGCGGCGATGCCGCGAAGATCGCCGAGCTGGCCCGTAGCCGCGGCCGCCTGCGCTGCGAAGATCGTGACGGCAACACCGTCCTGTGCTTCTCGACGACCTGGGACCTGAACTACGTGATCCAGAACACTGAGGGTGTCGAGCTCGCCACGAGCGCGTGA